In Acanthopagrus latus isolate v.2019 chromosome 23, fAcaLat1.1, whole genome shotgun sequence, the genomic window TGAGTACGGCACTAAAGTAAATGTACATGAAGACGCGCATCTGAGCACGTTCTGATGACTTCCCGTGTGTGTCCTCTGCCCTTACATTCCTGATTAGCTCCTTCTCATCACCAACCATCCCTTACACAACACTCCTCACTGCGGCGCTTCCTGTGCCGCGGCGCCTCACATGAGCCCGTGCGGGCCACATGTAATTACCAAAGCCCCGGGTTTTTCCTTACGTTTCAACAGACTCCGGCTATTGAATTAGCGTGGCCAAATTTCCGCTCAGTGCAGAGAGAGATTTgctaaaaaaaatttaaaaaaaaaaaaaaaaaagggcattttGTTCCTTCGCATCCTCCAGGGTTTATTTTTAGAGAGTCAAATTAGAAATATTATAGCGAGAACTGGTGCGGGGAAATGGCTCCAGGGAGGAACCGTACGAGAATGTAATCACGTTAGGTCTGTGAGCCACAATGGGGCTATTTGCATTCATACTCACTAGTTTGATGAGACGACGGAGACGTTACACACAGTGAGAGGAATGCACAGGTCAgagccaggtgtgtgtgtgtgtgtgtgtgtgtgtgtaaacagtaATAAACCTGATCACCTGCAGTGAGATTGCCCTTTAACCTTTGACAAGCAGTATCCAGGCTCTTAAACTGTTTTATGTCCAATAATACATCTTAACATGTTTAATGTAGTGTGAACGgcagagcgagggaggaaaGTCCAAATCAAAAACACGTGTAAACATACAGGAACAGTTTGCTAAAATGAGACCGAGAACTGTATTACCTCACTGGGAAAAGCGTACAATTGCATTTGGTCCctggcacatacacacaaactcacacataacaaataattacagtgtgtgttccCTCCCAAACTTTTTTACAAGTCTGGATCCAGATGTGTAAACAATGTACAGGCATAAAAAAACATGCCTGCACCGAATCTCAcacataaaatgtaatttctttctcatctcttgAATGGAGCGGACGCTTCAGCAGACGTTTATGTCACATCATTTATGCATGTCATGATTTGTTCATGAAGTCTGTTTCCATTGCATGTTTCACATTTCGCTTTTAACTGTAAAACAACCTTTTCCACCATTTTTTGGCAGTAGTTTCTTCCGATTTTTGGCCGTTTTCAGGTTATTTTGTGCACAGAAGCGCTTCAAAACAGGTGGATAGAAACCTTCCTATCTGGTGTGCTTGTTCATGTATTTCTAAGTGGTAGAACCTTATGTTAATTTAGCATGAACTGACAGCCCAGAGTGTTACAGACAAAGTTATCCTCaacaaagcagcattttaaaattgTTACATCACTAATTTCCAGGGTGCAACGTTACCCAGGTAAATTTATGAGTCTTAACTTAATCTGTTAAACACTGTGAAGGGTTCAAATACACTATTGTTGATCTTCCGAGCACTTTAAATCTGACTTCAACTCGACATGCCTTGAAAACTTTACCGGCAATGAACTAATCCGGTTCACGCCATCTTAAACACGAGCGATATTAACCCTGCTCAGTCCTCAAGATCTCCCTCAGTTGTGAGAATAGAGTGCCGGTTgtagcgagaaaaaaaaaaaaaaagtgtcagagTAACCAAATAAAGTCATCCAGGACGTCTTGCATTCCCTCGGCAGGAGAATGCGCGGAGACACGCACTAACCTAATTTGAGAAGCCAGCCCTCTCTGTCTGGGTTGAAGAACGTGTGCGTCAGGTCGTTCCCATCATCCTCTGGGATCTTGAAGGGTTCGCTCTTGATGCTGTCGTATAAATTCTGCGcggggaaagaaaacagagaaagagaatgtTGGAAAAAGCATGAacactcctcctccccatcaTCCAAACATTCAACCCAGCCCTTCGGTTTAACGGTGCATCAGACAAGACACTGACAGATTCTATTTCGGTGTCTGAAACAATGATTCACACCTCAACGACTCTGTGGAGCTGAGAGACTCtttaacaaagtgttttttttctactttaatGAAACCAAGGGCACTTTGATTCAGCCGTCAGCCTTCAGCGTGTGGGCAGATCATCTTGGTTTTTTAGGTGCTTTTCTTTGAGAGACCACAGACGATCATTAGCATCAGTATCTAGGGAGAAGATCTAATTCTGCTGAGCCGCAGATATCTCAATTAGTGAGGCATGACTCTCCGCTCTGCATCGAGGAGAAATTCCTACAGGTTTCTTCTTGGTGtgctaaaacaaaaaacagcatctatTTAAAACTCTACTTCACACTTTTGATTGTCGTAGTTGTGTATTTGTACACGCTTTACCAACAAGATGTAATTGTAGACGCGACATTAAATACATCTGTCATACCTAACACACTAATAAGTCAAAGCTCTCACCCTGAGTAGCTCCTCTGGGAGGTCTCCCCCCTCATTGATCCCTCTGTTCATGGAGATGAAGCGCTCCACGGGGGGCTTGTCTCTGACGTTGGGATTGTGCAGGCTTGTGTTCAGCATGATGATAGCAAATGATAGGACGTAGCAGGTGTCTGTGGAGGTAATTTCACAGAgtgtcactgtcacacacagcacatgcccatgtctgtttgtgtgtgtgtgtgtgtgtgtgtgtgtgtctgtgtcaacatgtttttcttgcttAGTATTTATGGATTAATGTGGAATTCATTTACATGTTCCATAGTCATAATTCTTCTCATAATATCCACTGTTCCTATGTCTGAATGCTCCTGTCTCTGGAAGGCACCCCCTTCCCCAAAAGCCCAGtctgatctgattggtcagctctcaccGGCATGAACAGGCAACATCCACCATGTctccacatcagctctgctaATGTTTTAGCAACCCTGGCTGTGTTGGGGGCATGGCTGAGGTCAAACTATGTAGTTGCAACATCACCGACTTACAGAAATCCTGATGGCTCGTGTAAGGGCGCAATTTCTGAATACCTGTTGTATCACATGTTGTCTGTTCACAGAGTTAATATAGCACCTGGACTTTCTGCAATATGAAAGCTTTAAACTGAGCAGAGAGATGTCTGACTCTGCCACCATCAATGCAAACTAACATTTACAGGGTctattaaatacaaaaaaaactttaatcaACTGTTCATCAACTAATTAAAATGaactgaatgtaaaacaaaaaaggtgagctctcattaaaatgtataatttctaAAGTGGCAGTCAAAGCTAGTTCCTTCATTGACTATAACTGCATTGAGATGACGGCACAAATAATTTATGATTCGTTTGACAGCAGTCCATCAACAGATTTACCTCACAACCAAATTTAGGACTCTGTCTAATAAAAAGGAGAATTTAATCAACAAAGAGCTCAGTAttctgggacacacacacacacgcacacacacacacacagagtcaccgTGCCCTCCAAGGCCATGATGCAATGAAGCCGAACATTCAAATCCATGATCCACTGCTCTTGCGACTCGACATCATAACTCCTGCGTGCCATCCTCTGCCTCATCCATCCACACACTAACTGCCCCAGTCAACGTCCCCTGCACTGTAATTTACGACCACGGGCGCCCCGGTACTGAGAGATGACCAATAACTAAGTCTGGCTGTGTCACCACCACTGCACCACATCAATATTCATGACCTGAACTGTCACCTGTGTCCTTCTTAATGCTCGCTCCGTTAACAAGAGCAGGACACGGTAGAAAAAAGAACTGCACTAATGACCACCATTGACCGGCGATCAATAACATTATCACCACTGGAGACACGAATAGCGATTACGCTGCAATAAGTGAGCGAGCTGCTAACCACGCTGGTCTGGTCAAGATTTGACTGATTATAAACCATCGAATTCTCTGAAAGCGGATGTCAACGCTATCAGAGAGTGTGCTCATATTCTCCGCCGTTTTCGGAAAGTCTCCAGCGCTGATTTATACCCAGCCCAAACAGGCCCAGCTGTCGAGTGGGAgaagacagacagtcagaagCATTGATTTGAGAGCGAGGTGGTCCGGCTGGCCCCTAGTATCTGTTGTGGACTGTCTGGTTGACTCTGACTCAtatatctgctgctgctgctgctgtgtgtgtgtgtgtgtgtgtgtgtgtgtgtgtgtgtgtgtctagtaCCTGTGGACTGGAAGACGCCGGGATTGCATTGGCAGTACCTGGAGGCAAACGCCTCCATCATACGATCAATCTTCTGGGCTTCGCCAGGAAGTCTAAAGCTCCACAGAAACTGCCTACAACAGcggaaacagagagagaaacatatAATGAGAGGACATGCAATACTGATGCAATTGTAGTTTACAGCCACAAACCCTTTATGTCTCAGCTGTCTCCTTTTACAATAGCAATAGGAAAGGAATGAGGCTATGGAGCCACCTTATTGAGATGAGGCGTTATTGTTTACATCACATATCATACAATGTACAACAGGGTGGAACTGGTACTCAGGTCACAGAGACCACGACCTTTGAACTTTTATCCAATCAATTCATACATGAGTCCAAGTGGATGTATGTGCCAAATTGGAAGAAACGTTCCTGGAAGTGTTCCACAGCTGTTGGGCTGACGAGAATGCGGAGTATAAAGGACAGAGTCATCTGCATATAAGTTGAAGCTGGCTCAACTTTTGCTGCGACACAGCCTCATCTGTCACAGCAGAAGATTTCTGGCACGTTACTTTGTTACACGCCGGATGTAATTCTAATTTTCAACTCGTGACAACTGACACAATGCTAAAATTTGTCATAAAATCCTGTCTTGTGATGTATGTGAATAATTGGCTCTCAATCTCCTAGCACACAAAGGGGGGGGTGTGATAATACATTGGGATTACCATAAAAAAGTGTACAAATCTTTGTACATCTTGATACATGAAAGGCCCAGTGCTGCTATAAACCACTACATGGTTTTGCCTGGTACACCTTTAAACTACAGTAACAAATGTGAGATTCAAAGTGGACATCCTTGATCATATTACAACTTCTAACCAGTGGGGATACACCCAAACCAGACAAACACGGACACTTTCAGAATTCAGAGCTGTTTTCGGTTTGTCAACTCACCTTAAAGCTTGTACGAGGTTGAGGTCTGCAAACTCGTGAAGCTCCACAAACGCCTGGAGGACCTTGATATTAAAGTCATCCCTGGGGGTGAGGCAGGACAAACATCACACactttttcactgtttaaatGGAAATCGACCAGCAAAACGGGTTTCGCAGTGGAATTGCACGGCAGTGACaaattcatgtgtttttggGGTAAAGTTGCTCAGACAGAGAGCCACTGTGTCGGCTCAAGTCCCTGTTGTTTTGACAGTCCTATCCCCGTTGATTTCCCCTCGATAAGAACCACATGTCTGCTCGGTTATTTTACTGGCATGGCTTCCCGTTGCTGCTCTGCTCCATAAATCCAGGCTCCCAATTTCCTGGGGCTTTATGCCCTCATCTGAGCCTATGCAGTGGAGATCTGACAGAGCGgcgaggggagaggagaaagaaaggtgGAAGTAAAACAGAAGGAGAAACGGAGAGCTCACCGTTCCCCTAAGTAGTCCCCGATGACTGTTTTGTTGAGCCCCTCGCCTTTGTAGAGGAACTGTGCAATGTCCTCTGGGGTGTTCTGGAGAAGATCGTTCTCTAGAAGAAACTGGATcccctgtttaaaaaaaagaaaagaggacacTGATACTTCAGTGACTTATTTCagggataaaaaaaaggggattAATGAAATTGTGTAACAATGTTAGTGATTCTGACAATCAGTTAGGGGCCGGGCCGACCTTTTTAGGATCCATGTTGAACTTCTTCCTCCCCATGGCGATCTGCTTGTTTCTTTGGGTGGTCTTGCTGCAATGAAAGCAAACATCCATCAGGTGACAGTTGAGGGTGTGGCGTTGTCCCCCcgggctgctgtgtttgttcagtAGGTCAGTTTGTGATGGGCTGTGACGtgacttcatttatttactcCTCTGTCAACTCAGCGCACGGCGGGTTTAAACTGAAGAAACTGGAAACGTGCTGCACATGGCGGCGTGTGACTTAGCATCTCTTCAACTTAACCGGTCCTGCAGCCATTTGGaagaacacttcctgttttaatgTCACTCGacctcaaaaacacattttgcattCCTGCCCTACAGGGAATTCTCCacctttgtgtgtctgtcccaATGCTTCCTGTGTTACCAAAATAGCCCAAGCCCCTTTGCAAGCtgcacctgagacacacacgcacaaacacgcacacacacaaacagcctgaCAGAAGGCCTCACTCCACCTCATCAACCAATCAAATGAAAGCCTTTGAGTGCAGAGTGTTTGGCTAATGTTTAGTTGAGGGATCGTCCCATTTCACTCCTCAAACAAAGGGGGattatcagacacacacacacacactaatgcacacacactcacaaacgaCAGGTGTGAGGCTCACGGCGGGGGTAACGACACAGCTCAATGGCTTTGGAGAGTAAAGGAGGCAAATGGAAGAATGTACTAGTCCTCAAACAACTTGTCAAATGACAGGAAATAGAGCAACAGCAATTGAGATAGCGATAGTCaagcaaacatttgctggttcagaccaatcaaatacaagaatcaatcatttttattagGTGTCTTTGACTGTAAGtgggacaaaacaagcaaagtaAAGGCATCACTGCTGTCCAAGAGTTTACAAAAAGCTCCAACAATCAGTCCTGAAAGTGATCAGGCGATGTACACAAAAGTCATCTGCGACTATTCTGATAACTGATTAGTCatttgagaaaagaaaatgtgcagcagataaattaatgatgattaatatCATAAGTTGCAGCCCAAAACAATGAAttagtccccccccccaaacaatACACAGATCTCACCTCTCGCCCACACAGGTTAGCTGCTCGATCTCAGTCATGACCTCTGCGATCTCAAACTTCAGccgctgcagagaggaaaacagcaaaatgactCTTATTCCAGATACTagaatttctgtgtgtgtgtaataggaAAGTGCATCCTAAAGCTCTCCTTACACTTAAggctgtgtgatgtgttcaaAACAAATACTGCACAATCTTGATGTTGCATTTAGTAGATGGTGGTCGAGCAACTGTATGCAGTAAATCACACGTTCACATTAATATTCAGCGTCATGTGACTACTTACGATGACTTTCCgcaacaaataacaaacaccCTCCTCGGACTGTCACTCACTTCAATATCATCCAGAAGCTCTTTTTTCCTGCGCCGTATGTTCGACAGCTCATCTCTTTCCTCCAGAGACAGGTCCTCAGGTACTGTAAAAtacagagaccagagaaaatgagagagcaTGTGTGAGCGGGGGGAGGGAAGGGCAGGGTTATGAGGATGGATTAAATTAATTCATGTTCCAACCAGCCAGTCAGAGTCACAGGGATTAAGCCTCGTAGTGCATACCTGTTCAATGAATCTGTCCCAGAGTCATTACTCATGACCTAAATGAACGTACTCGCAGTTGGAGTTCACACACTCTTGGATAAGTTTCATGAAAAAGGTGAATTCGGCACATTCCAAGatttaaaaactaaagaaaattTGGAAAAAACCTTCATTGAGAAGGAGATGTTAAAGTCCTCTCGcattttatatcaaataaaGTCACTGGCATCTTCACTGTGTGATTTATGCTCTAATGGTTCTACTGGGACAGATGATCACATGCTTTGGGAACAGTAGAAAAAGTCTTTGAGGAGAAACAAGCATGAATGTATCTCTTGTAAAAGACAGTAATGGCTCTAACAACCTCCAACAACGGACCGCTTGGGGGCAGCATAAAAGACTACGCaaatattctctctctccctcggttttggtctccaccgaCTCCAAACTGAAACATACAACTCTTAAGCTGATAAACGCTCATATGGCACAAtattttctcagaggaaaacgaaggttcccagaacactgtttgaagctagagaggtggcagggtccgccaaatataaacaaagtaatacagtatgaaactgtgttgttctttttggCTGCTTTATTTATTCTGATTGTTTagccaggaaaaaaatgtttctttctcctGATCAAGATTTCTTCCCCAAATCTACATAGTACACCTTTAAGTGTACGAACTGTATGttgtcctgtgtgtttgtgattataTGTTCAAACATGCTGATACGTGTCGCCTATATGAATATTAGGGAagaatgacaggaaaaaaaaaatcattaggTGATTATTTGTAAAGACATTGTGACTGTGATATTAGTTGTATGTGacttttccaaaaaaaaccaacaaaaaaaaacaaacaaacatctgaagaCTATAATGATATGAGTGTTGCCGGGGTCTTTGTCCCTCTGCATCTGGAGAATATGATTTGTTggccagggcatctctgcaaCACCACATTGCTCTATTTATAACAGTATGttgtatgacacattttatctttatcttttgcAGCTCCGGCACATTGCACCCCCCCATATTGCATATTTTGATATCATTTAAAGCACATACAGTGTTTGCAGTTTAAATATAGAGCAGGTGTTGGAAGTAGATCACACAAAAGCCACATGAGGAGGAAGTTTCTCATGAGAATTTTTCTTCCATACCAAATTAAAGCCACGGATACTTCCCTGTTGAAAACCGGAACATTTCCATAAATAACATCCTGTatatctgacacacacaccaaacacacacaaggactACTGAGCATCTGGCGAGGCCTGCCCCCTCAAATATTGGCTTTCTGATCGTCAGCTCTCGTCGAGGCCTCGTTTGGGGTAATTAACACTGTGGAGGCAGAGCGGGCGCATCACGCAACGTGCATGTTTTACGACTCAAGCACACAAACGCCGCATACACAGGTGAGTACACATCATATCCGCCATAGATGCAGAATTCAAACCTCACACACAACATGTATTTCATCGTACACAGTGGGTCCCCCCAGAGCCAGCTACTTATCCTTCATTTAACCGTGCCACGTCAACTTCTCCCCCCCAGACCCCTCGGAGgacctccccctctctcctccacacatcAGAAAACAGCAATCCATTTGAGAGTGGGCTGACAGGAAGTAGGTCATTTTCACATGGAGCTATACCAGATTGTGCTTCTCCTACGccgtttctctccctctcacacacacacacacacacacacacacacacacacacacacacacacacacacacacacatatacacgtatacatacacacactccccctctatctctctctttgtccGCCTCCATCCCAGTGCTTGAAGTGGGGGTGAGAGCAGATTCAAATCCCCTAACTGAATCATAACGCTAAGCAGCTTTACAATTCATACGTTTCTTTCCCCCTATTGTTCCCCCCACCCTCTGACCCTGTaaatgatggaaaaagaaaaagtaaagttATTTCCTCTGGTTCATTTCTTTATCTATCtaccccatctctctctctcacacacacattctttaaaTCCTTCCCTCACCTCCATCTTGATCTGTAAGACAAGAGTGACAGAAGCGGCACGGACCGTTAGGTGACTCCGTTCTGAGGGGCCTCGATACTCGTTTATCGCGGGCGAGCAGCCAGTCAAGAGAGCAGGGATCCAGATGGGTGTcgatagctttttttttttttttttaaacagttgtgCTCACACGGCATCTTACCGACTTCAGCGAGACGAAAATGCAGAAGaaagtcagagcagagagaaacagagtggaGTGTCGAGCTCATTTTGTTAGAGATATATGAAAAGTAATACGGTGCAAAGTGGGTTGGATGGTAAATACCATGTCTGAAAGATGACTCACTCTTAATTTGTCAAGATGTCAAAAATAAGTTCTTTCACTGGCTTGACTGCAATGAGAAAATGCTCTTAATGGCattaaagcagctgcaggagatTTAATTAAATCCTGTATTTACTGTACGCTGGAAGACTGCAGTTGTTATATTGTCACATATAGCCTGTCAAGTTCATTTTGGGGAAATCGTGCTAATTTAACAGCCTGACTTTGGATGATGGCACGTA contains:
- the LOC119014609 gene encoding cytohesin-3, giving the protein MDEDNQVPEDLSLEERDELSNIRRRKKELLDDIERLKFEIAEVMTEIEQLTCVGESKTTQRNKQIAMGRKKFNMDPKKGIQFLLENDLLQNTPEDIAQFLYKGEGLNKTVIGDYLGERDDFNIKVLQAFVELHEFADLNLVQALRQFLWSFRLPGEAQKIDRMMEAFASRYCQCNPGVFQSTDTCYVLSFAIIMLNTSLHNPNVRDKPPVERFISMNRGINEGGDLPEELLRNLYDSIKSEPFKIPEDDGNDLTHTFFNPDREGWLLKLGGRVKTWKRRWFILTDNCLYYFEYTTDKEPRGIIPLENLSIREVEEPRKPNCFELYNPNHKGQVIKACKTEADGRVVEGNHVVYRISAPTQEEKEEWIKSIKASISRDPFYDMLATRKRRIANKK